One Micromonospora craniellae genomic region harbors:
- a CDS encoding HAD family hydrolase — translation MLFDMDGTLVDSERLWDIALQELAESYGGTLSVAARRAIVGTGMADSMRILHDDLGQPHRDPQVSAEWINARILELFRTGLQWRPGALALLGAVRQARIPTALVTSSGRALVEIALDTLGRDSFDVVVCGDEVDSTKPHPEPYLTAARLLGVPIDECVAIEDSATGVASAVAAGAAVLAVPAEVPLTPRDGVHQLESLLAADLDLLAALLVRLRA, via the coding sequence GTGCTCTTCGACATGGACGGCACGCTCGTCGACAGCGAGCGGCTGTGGGACATCGCCCTGCAGGAGCTCGCGGAGAGCTACGGCGGCACCCTCTCCGTCGCCGCCCGCCGCGCGATCGTCGGCACCGGGATGGCCGACTCGATGCGGATCTTGCACGACGACCTGGGCCAGCCGCACCGGGATCCGCAGGTGAGCGCCGAGTGGATCAACGCCCGCATCCTGGAGCTGTTCCGCACCGGCCTGCAGTGGCGTCCCGGCGCGTTGGCGCTGCTCGGCGCCGTCCGGCAGGCCCGGATCCCGACCGCGCTGGTCACCTCCAGCGGCCGGGCCCTGGTCGAGATCGCGCTGGACACCCTCGGCCGGGACAGCTTCGACGTGGTGGTGTGCGGTGACGAGGTGGACTCCACCAAGCCGCATCCGGAGCCCTACCTGACGGCGGCGCGGCTGCTCGGCGTACCGATCGACGAATGTGTGGCGATCGAGGACTCGGCGACCGGGGTGGCCAGCGCGGTCGCCGCCGGCGCGGCGGTGCTGGCCGTACCGGCGGAGGTGCCGCTCACCCCCCGCGACGGCGTACACCAACTGGAGAGTCTGCTCGCCGCGGACCTGGACCTGCTCGCCGCGCTGCTGGTCCGGTTGCGGGCCTGA
- a CDS encoding ABC transporter permease → MFRATLKSLLARKVRLVLSGLAVVLGVMFVSGAFVLTDTLGRTFDQLFAEAYEEVDVSVSARPKVAIGEMEGELVQAPFPADLVETVRAVPGVADATGVVVADGARMIGSNGKVVASFGPPQLGGNWPGESDLVQLREGREPRADDEIVINQALANAGKVAVGDRVGVLTLGPRQDFTIVGVFGYSGDRDSLGGVNEVMFTTPVAQRLMLGEADVFNSITVTSASDVSDDALRDSVAAALGDDYVVKTGEQLSADASAGLKEGLTFFNRILLGFAAVALLVGTFLILNTFSIIVAQRTRELALLRAVGASGKQIIGSVVLEAIAVGLIASVLGLAAGFGVGASLAYLFSSVSGGLELTGLSMPASAVIGAFSVGLVITVLAALLPALRAARIPPIAAMQDVATPDRPLTKITVAGALVTAVGAVLLFLGLGGHAGGNTLATILGGVLFAFIGVALLTPLISKPVVAALGSVFAGWVPGKLGRLNSGRNPRRTAITAAALMVGIALVTGITVILDSAKSSISGLAQESIKAELVIAGAQSGPRPPTFDPEVLEEAKAIPGVRVADGLYGDLAMVDDERTFVGAVTEPAALRQVYSLNAVAGDIDRIGAGQMLVSEETAKARGLSVGSTMSVQLSRGEPNTYTVTGVFEDSPLVTGLQMVLPTEAARNFTIPRPSQGFVQLEPGASVADVQPRIEALLADSPEVSVVDLNAFVEQQAGLLDTLLTMIQILLALAIVIAVLGIINTLALSVLERTRELGLLRAIGLRRSQTMGMITVEAVVISVFGALLGVVVGAGLGAAVVEALRSEGINDLVLPWGQMGLFLGLAAIIGVVAAVLPAIRAARINVLGAIAHD, encoded by the coding sequence ATGTTCCGGGCGACTCTGAAGAGCCTGCTGGCGCGGAAGGTACGGCTGGTCCTGTCCGGCCTGGCCGTGGTGCTCGGTGTCATGTTCGTCTCCGGCGCCTTCGTGCTCACCGACACGCTCGGACGTACCTTCGACCAACTCTTCGCCGAGGCGTACGAGGAAGTCGACGTGAGCGTATCGGCGAGGCCGAAGGTCGCGATCGGCGAGATGGAGGGCGAGCTGGTCCAGGCGCCCTTCCCGGCCGACCTGGTGGAGACCGTCCGGGCGGTGCCGGGGGTGGCCGACGCGACCGGCGTGGTGGTCGCCGACGGTGCCCGGATGATCGGCAGCAACGGCAAGGTGGTCGCCTCGTTCGGGCCGCCGCAGCTCGGTGGCAACTGGCCCGGCGAGAGCGACCTGGTGCAGTTGCGCGAGGGGCGCGAGCCCCGGGCCGACGACGAGATCGTGATCAACCAGGCGTTGGCGAACGCGGGCAAGGTCGCCGTCGGCGACCGGGTGGGCGTGCTCACGCTGGGCCCCCGGCAGGACTTCACCATCGTCGGCGTCTTCGGCTACAGCGGTGACCGGGACTCCCTCGGCGGCGTCAACGAGGTCATGTTCACCACTCCGGTCGCCCAACGGCTGATGCTCGGCGAGGCGGACGTCTTCAACAGCATCACGGTCACCTCCGCGTCGGACGTCTCCGACGACGCGTTGCGCGACAGCGTGGCCGCAGCGCTCGGCGACGACTACGTGGTCAAGACCGGGGAGCAGCTCTCCGCCGACGCCTCCGCCGGGCTGAAGGAGGGGCTGACCTTCTTCAACCGGATCCTGCTCGGCTTCGCCGCCGTGGCGCTGCTGGTCGGCACGTTCCTCATCCTGAACACGTTCTCGATCATCGTGGCGCAACGCACCCGCGAGCTGGCGTTGCTGCGGGCGGTGGGTGCCAGCGGCAAGCAGATCATCGGTTCGGTGGTGCTGGAGGCGATCGCCGTCGGCCTGATCGCCTCGGTGCTCGGACTGGCGGCCGGCTTCGGCGTCGGCGCGTCGCTGGCGTACCTGTTCAGCTCCGTCTCGGGTGGGCTGGAGCTGACCGGGTTGAGCATGCCCGCGTCGGCGGTGATCGGCGCCTTCTCGGTCGGTCTGGTGATCACGGTGCTGGCGGCGTTGCTGCCGGCGCTGCGGGCCGCCCGGATCCCGCCGATCGCGGCGATGCAGGACGTGGCCACCCCGGACCGCCCGCTCACCAAGATCACCGTTGCCGGGGCGTTGGTGACCGCGGTCGGCGCCGTCCTGCTCTTCCTCGGGCTGGGCGGTCACGCGGGCGGCAACACGCTGGCCACCATCCTCGGTGGCGTGCTGTTCGCCTTCATCGGGGTGGCCCTGCTGACGCCGCTGATCAGCAAGCCGGTGGTGGCGGCGCTCGGCTCGGTCTTCGCCGGCTGGGTGCCGGGCAAGCTGGGCCGACTCAACTCGGGCCGTAACCCGCGCCGCACCGCCATCACCGCCGCCGCGCTGATGGTCGGTATCGCGCTGGTCACCGGCATCACGGTGATCCTGGACTCGGCCAAGAGCAGCATCAGCGGCCTGGCCCAGGAGAGCATCAAGGCCGAGCTGGTGATCGCCGGGGCGCAGAGCGGCCCCCGTCCGCCCACCTTCGACCCGGAGGTGCTGGAGGAGGCGAAGGCGATCCCCGGGGTACGCGTCGCCGACGGTCTCTACGGGGACCTGGCCATGGTCGACGACGAGCGCACCTTCGTCGGCGCCGTGACCGAGCCGGCCGCGCTGCGCCAGGTCTACAGCCTGAATGCCGTCGCGGGTGACATCGACCGGATCGGTGCGGGGCAGATGCTGGTCAGCGAGGAGACCGCGAAGGCGCGGGGCCTGTCGGTCGGTTCGACGATGTCGGTGCAGCTGTCCCGGGGCGAGCCGAACACGTACACCGTCACCGGCGTCTTCGAGGACTCTCCCCTGGTGACCGGTCTGCAGATGGTGCTGCCGACGGAGGCCGCCCGCAACTTCACCATCCCGCGGCCGAGCCAGGGCTTCGTCCAACTCGAACCGGGCGCGTCGGTCGCCGACGTCCAGCCGCGCATCGAGGCGCTGCTGGCGGACAGCCCCGAGGTGTCGGTGGTCGACCTGAACGCCTTCGTGGAGCAGCAGGCCGGTCTGCTCGACACGCTGCTCACGATGATCCAGATCCTGCTGGCGCTGGCCATCGTGATCGCCGTACTCGGCATCATCAACACCCTGGCCCTGTCGGTGCTGGAGCGGACCCGCGAGCTGGGCCTGCTGCGCGCCATCGGACTGCGGCGGTCGCAGACCATGGGCATGATCACCGTGGAGGCGGTGGTGATCTCGGTCTTCGGCGCGCTGCTGGGGGTGGTGGTCGGCGCCGGCCTCGGCGCCGCGGTGGTCGAGGCGCTCCGCAGCGAGGGGATCAACGACCTGGTGCTGCCCTGGGGCCAGATGGGACTCTTCCTCGGTCTGGCCGCGATCATCGGTGTGGTCGCCGCCGTCCTGCCGGCGATCCGGGCCGCCCGGATCAACGTCCTGGGCGCGATCGCCCACGACTGA